The following proteins are co-located in the Camelina sativa cultivar DH55 chromosome 12, Cs, whole genome shotgun sequence genome:
- the LOC104730651 gene encoding uncharacterized protein LOC104730651 yields MTTKPPTFTTVDLSPPSPLRAWWVNSNVKFDIAMNIIILILNIATTKYVIAHKIPLTAGGTFLCLSMDSAVLSLLTWQTAEYMDDSVRDSYLLGRTIQTLGFGYFLDLFYAISPHLALGLGIPCLIWFVVTMIWPSLCTIVQQLRNRWMARNQPKEASKVAITVV; encoded by the exons ATGACTACGAAGCCCCCTACTTTTACCACCGTTGATCTATCTCCTCCTAGCCCTCTCCGTGCATGGTG GGTGAACAGCAACGTAAAATTCGATATTGCGATGAATATCATCATACTAATCCTCAACATTGCAACGACCAAGTATGTAATAGCCCACAAGATTCCCTTAACCGCAGGTGGTACATTTCTCTGTCTTTCGATGGATTCGGCTGTTCTCTCCCTCTTGACTTGGCAAACTGCAGAATATATGGATGATTCAGTACGTGATTCCTACTTGTTGGGACGTACCATTCAGACTTTAGGCTTTGGTTATTTCCTCGACCTCTTCTATGCTATCTCTCCTCACTTGGCTCTAGGCTTGGGTATACCTTGTTTGATATGGTTCGTAGTTACCATGATTTGGCCGTCTCTATGCACAATAGTGCAACAATTACGTAATCGGTGGATGGCTAGGAATCAACCAAAAGAGGCATCGAAAGTTGCTATTACTGTTGTTTAA